The following are from one region of the Epinephelus fuscoguttatus linkage group LG11, E.fuscoguttatus.final_Chr_v1 genome:
- the tmem63a gene encoding CSC1-like protein 1: MSSLWWEQWPLQAANGTSPPGFADNSSCYSSTQSTVLKGVGFGGVPVVLLIDFSVFLVLLVVFSIIRRKFWDYGRLALVADNDGFTDSTRRRYGHKSSLVASVDEFEQELGFCSWLPYILRMDEDKIKTRCGMDAVHYLSFQRHLLILLMVVTVTSLAIILPVNMTGDLLDNDPHSFGRTTVGNLQKGNNLLWLHTVFAVLYLILTVVLLRHYTSQLKGMRRETTRNTLFVCSVPKTATEEAVKTHFIEAYPSCRVCAVTLGYNVAKLMHLDKERIRAGKNLRYYERVFEKTGKRELIDPRVCSQLCCCSSSSKVDAIEYYSTKEKDLLEEVRKQTELVPQHPLGMAFVTLQTEAMAKYVLKDFNALECGGTSCCCGRMPQPSSESGTLKVKKWNVSYAPHPKNVYWDNLSLRGFRWFMRYLMLNFFLFFLLTFLTTPTIIISTMDKFNVTKPIRYLNSPIISQFFPTLLLWTFSALLPTIVYYSTIGEAHWSRSSEQLSMMRKLYFFLLFMVLILPSLGLTSLAVFFRWLFDTEFLAGGKLRFECVFLPDQGAFFVNYVITAALVGSGMELLRLPGLLMYTIRMAFARSAAERKYVKQNQAYEFEYGAMYGWFLCVFTVIMAYSIICPIIVPFGLLYMMLKHLVDKHNLYFAYLPARLDRQVHLGAVNQAMAAPIICLIWLYFFSVLRSGFWTATSLFTLVVLCITVFICISYTCFGLFKYLSPHNYTVKDEDEDKVEGVEENTMVYLPRVLNPKSPASTTEESKLQQSYGSTDGSPAHSPTPVTESMSDG, from the exons ATGTCTTCCCTGTGGTGGGAGCAGTGGCCCCTGCAGGCGGCAAACGGAACCTCTCCCCCCGGCTTCGCTGACAACAGTAGCTGCTACAGCTCCACACAGAGCACCGTGCTCAAGGGAGTGGGCTTTGGAGGAGTGCCAGTCGTGCTACTGATtgatttctctgtctttctg GTGTTGCTGGTCGTCTTCTCTATAATCAGGAGGAAGTTCTGGGACTATGGGCGTCTGGCATTGGTTGCAGACAACGATGG GTTTACTGATTCAACACGCCGTCGCTATGGACACAAGTCATCCTTAGTGGCCAGTGTGGATGAGTTTGAGCAGGAACTG GGATTCTGCTCCTGGCTGCCTTACATCCTCAGAATGGA tgaggacaaaataaaaaccagatGTGGCATGGATGCTGTTCACTACCTGTCATTCCAGCGTCATCTCCTCATTCTGCTCATGGTCGTAACTGTCACCTCCCTGGCAATCATACTGCCTGTCAACATGACTGGAGACCTGCTGG ATAATGATCCACACAGTTTTGGAAGGACAACTGTTGGGAATCTTCAAAAGGG AAACAACCTGTTGTGGCTGCACACAGTGTTTGCAGTCCTGTACCTGATCCTGACAGTTGTTCTGCTGAGACATTACACGTCACAACTGAAAGGCATGCGCAGAGAAACA ACCAGAAATacattgtttgtgtgttcagtTCCTAAAACAGCGACAGAGGAAGCTGTAAAGACCCATTTCAT AGAGGCGTACCCTTCCTGCCGAGTGTGTGCTGTGACCCTGGGCTATAACGTGGCCAAGCTCATGCACCTTGATAAGGAAAG GATACGAGCTGGAAAAAACCTGCGCTACTACGAGCGTGTGTTCGAGAAAACAGGGAAGCGTGAGCTGATTGACCCTCGTGTGTGTAGTCAGCTTTGTTGCTGCTCCAGCTCTTCAAAG GTTGATGCGATAGAGTACTACAGCACTAAAGAAAAAGACCTgctggaggaggtgaggaagcAGACAGAACTGGTGCCACAGCACCCCCTGGGGATGGCCTTTGTCACCCTGCAGACTGAGGCTATGGCAAAGTA CGTTTTGAAAGACTTCAACGCACTCGAGTGTGGCGGGACAAGCTGCTGCTGCGGGAGGATGCCCCAACCTTCATCTGAGAGTGGAACTCTGAAAGTGAAGAAGTGGAACGTCAGCTATGCACCCCATCCCAAAAATGTGTACTG GGACAATCTGTCATTGCGCGGGTTTCGCTGGTTCATGCGCTATCTGATGCTCAACTTCTTCCTGTTCTTCCTGCTCACCTTCCTCACGACTCCCACCATCATTATCAGCACCATGGACAAGTTCAACGTGACGAAGCCCATCCGCTATCTCAAT AGCCCCATCATCAGTCAGTTCTTCCCCACTCTCCTGCTGTGGACGTTCTCTGCACTGCTGCCAACCATAGTGTACTATTCGACAATAGGAGAGGCACACTGGAGCAg GTCCAGTGAGCAGCTGAGCATGATGCGTAAACTGTACTTCTTCCTGCTCTTCATGGTGCTAATCCTCCCCTCGCTGGGACTCACCAG TCTTGCAGTGTTTTTCCGCTGGCTGTTTGACACAGAGTTTCTCGCAGGTGGAAAACTGAGGTTTGA GTGTGTGTTCTTACCTGACCAAGGAGCGTTTTTTGTCAACTACGTGATCACAGCGGCCCTGGTGGGCTCTGGGATGGAGCTGCTGCGGTTGCCAGGGTTACTGATGTACACCATTCGTATGGCATTTGCTCGCTCTGCTGCTGAAAGGAAATATGTCAAACAG AACCAGGCCTATGAGTTTGAATATGGAGCCATGTACGGCTggttcctgtgtgtgttcactgtcaTTATGGCTTACAGCATCATATGTCCCATCATTGTGCCTTTTG GTCTCCTGTACATGATGCTGAAGCACCTGGTGGACAAACACAACCTGTACTTTGCCTACCTGCCTGCTCGCTTAGACCGCCAGGTCCACCTGGGAGCTGTCAATCAAGCTATGGCCGCGCCCATCATCTGCCTCATATGGCTCTACTTCTTCTCTGTCCTCAGATCAG gtttctggACGGCCACTTCTCTGTTCACGCTGGTGGTCCTTTGCATCACTGTCTTCATCTGCATCAGCTACACCTGCTTCGGCCTTTTCAAGTACCTCAGTCCACACAACTACACG GTGAAAGACGAGGATGAGGATAAGGTGGAGGGAGTGGAAGAAAACACCATG GTCTACCTTCCCAGAGTGCTTAATCCCAAATCACCTGCCAGCACAACAGAGGAGTCTAAACTCCAGCAGTCTTATGGCTCTACAGACGGCAGCCCGGCCCACAGCCCCACCCCCGTGACGGAGAGCATGTCCGATGGCTGA